The following proteins are encoded in a genomic region of Drosophila willistoni isolate 14030-0811.24 chromosome 3R, UCI_dwil_1.1, whole genome shotgun sequence:
- the LOC6648073 gene encoding translation initiation factor IF-2, mitochondrial isoform X1, producing the protein MLNVSCFYRLSNSLRRQLHVGSTHLKRRKTAEEKKSPRIIEYSPKKTQTSNGEASAAASIWRHMSVAQLAKTLGRPIDDVQEAMLYVKGADNIEATAKLQDLKIIQEIAKKLGTKTRIVATPETAVEDEQKDRDVAPRPPASAELLKARPPVVTVMGHVDHGKTTLLDSLRGADVAAGEAGGITQHIGAFTVTLENGERVTFLDTPGHAAFSAMRARGAVATDIIVLVVAAEDGVMAQTREVIQLAKEVEVPIIVALNKIDKPEANIEKSKQQLAQMGLTLEEHGGDVQVIPISALKGTNLQLLAEAVSTQATLMGLKADPTGLVEGIVVESKTDPRRGKLSTAIVSRGTLRKGSVLLSGLAHAKVRGLFDHNGQPLTEAPPGTPVEILGWRELPLAGELILEVETEKKAHAVLKYREHEAQREKIESSGDEIRKKEEEHQAKYRAEREARRLAGRFRTRGGQRVKQMDINDGIPRVSVIVKGDVHGSVEAILDVLETYNSNERCRLDIVHYGVGNVSEGDLELAKAFDAIIYAFAVETPQAKAAGDVKIRSYNVIYRLIDDLKEQLSSKLPPVEVEEQLGEANVLQSFIINEGRKEVPVAGCRCTKGVLKKSHKFRLLRDGEVIYDGHLESMRHLKNEVDSIKKDVECGLRFKDTKILAQAGDILQCYATQMESQQTDWDPGF; encoded by the exons ATGTTGAACGTAAGCTGTTTTTATAGACTGAGTAACTCGCTTAGGAGACAACTGCACGTCGGTTCCACACATCTGAAGCGTAGGAAGACAGCAGAAGAGAAG AAATCCCCCAGAATTATAGAGTACTCCCCCAAGAAGACACAAACGAGCAATGGGGAAGCATCCGCTGCAGCAAGCATCTGGCGGCACATGAGCGTAGCTCAATTGGCCAAGACCCTCGGGAGACCCATTGACGATGTGCAAGAGGCAATGTTGTATGTAAAGGGAGCGGACAATATTGAGGCCACGGCCAAGCTGCAAGATTTGAAGATCATTCAGGAAATCGCTAAAAAACTGGGCACAAAAACGCGGATTGTGGCCACACCCGAAACTGCTGTCGAGGATGAGCAAAAGGATCGCGATGTGGCACCCAGGCCACCAGCATCTGCGGAACTGCTGAAGGCACGTCCTCCCGTGGTCACGGTAATGGGTCATGTGGATCACGGCAAGACAACTCTGCTAGACTCGCTCCGTGGCGCCGATGTGGCCGCTGGTGAGGCTGGTGGCATCACCCAACACATTGGGGCCTTCACTGTGACCTTGGAAAATGGCGAGCGGGTCACATTTCTGGACACACCCGGTCATGCCGCATTCAGTGCCATGCGGGCACGTGGCGCTGTGGCCACAGATATCATTGTTCTGGTCGTGGCTGCCGAGGATGGGGTAATGGCTCAAACCCGTGAGGTTATCCAACTGGCCAAGGAAGTGGAAGTGCCCATTATTGTGGCTCTCAACAAGATTGACAAACCCGAGGCGAATATT GAGAAAAGTAAACAACAATTGGCCCAAATGGGTCTCACGCTGGAGGAGCATGGCGGCGATGTGCAAGTCATACCAATCTCGGCGCTTAAGGGCACTAATCTGCAGCTCTTGGCTGAAGCTGTTAGCACGCAGGCCACATTGATGGGCCTGAAAGCAGATCCCACTGGTCTAGTCGAAGGCATTGTGGTGGAATCAAAGACAGATCCACGTCGAGGAAAACTATCCACTGCCATTGTTTCCAGAGGCACTCTCAGAAAGGGTTCAGTTCTTCTCAGTGGTCTTGCCCATGCCAAAGTCAGGGGTCTCTTTGATCACAATGGTCAACCGCTGACAGAGGCGCCGCCTGGAACACCAGTGGAGATTCTTGGCTGGCGTGAGCTTCCCCTGGCCGGAGAACTCATCTTGGAGGTGGAAACTGAG AAAAAAGCCCATGCCGTCTTAAAATATCGTGAGCATGAGGCTCAACGGGAAAAGATCGAGTCCAGCGGCGATGAGATTCGCAAAAAGGAGGAGGAACATCAGGCCAAGTATCGAGCAGAACGAGAGGCACGTCGTTTGGCTGGACGGTTTCGTACGAGAGGTGGTCAACGGGTCAAGCAGATGGACATAAATGATGGCATACCCAGGGTCAGTGTGATAGTCAAGGGCGATGTCCATGGATCGGTGGAGGCCATTTTGGATGTGCTCGAGACCTACAACAGCAACGAACGCTGTCGCCTCGATATTGTCCATTACGGGGTCGGCAACGTCTCCGAGGGTGATCTGGAATTGGCCAAGGCATTCGATGCCATCATTTATGCCTTTGCCGTGGAAACACCACAAGCCAAAGCAGCGGGAGATGTGAAAATACGTAGCTACAATGTGATCTATCGGCTGATTGATGACCTCAAAGAGCAACTGAGCAGCAAGTTGCCACCTGTCGAGGTGGAGGAACAACTGGGCGAGGCCAATGTACTGCAGAGTTTCATCATCAACGAGGGACGCAAAGAGGTGCCGGTGGCCGGATGTCGCTGTACCAAGGGCGTTCTTAAAAAATCACACAAGTTCCGCTTGCTACGCGATGGAGAAGTGATCTATGACGGCCATTTGGAGTCTATGCGTCATCTAAAGAACGAAGTGGACTCTATCAAAAAGGATGTAGAGTGTGGTCTACGCTTCAAAGATACAAAAATTCTGGCTCAAGCTGGTGATATACTTCAATGCTATGCCACACAAATGGAAAGTCAGCAAACAGATTGGGATCCAGGTTTCTAA
- the LOC6648073 gene encoding translation initiation factor IF-2, mitochondrial isoform X2: protein MSVAQLAKTLGRPIDDVQEAMLYVKGADNIEATAKLQDLKIIQEIAKKLGTKTRIVATPETAVEDEQKDRDVAPRPPASAELLKARPPVVTVMGHVDHGKTTLLDSLRGADVAAGEAGGITQHIGAFTVTLENGERVTFLDTPGHAAFSAMRARGAVATDIIVLVVAAEDGVMAQTREVIQLAKEVEVPIIVALNKIDKPEANIEKSKQQLAQMGLTLEEHGGDVQVIPISALKGTNLQLLAEAVSTQATLMGLKADPTGLVEGIVVESKTDPRRGKLSTAIVSRGTLRKGSVLLSGLAHAKVRGLFDHNGQPLTEAPPGTPVEILGWRELPLAGELILEVETEKKAHAVLKYREHEAQREKIESSGDEIRKKEEEHQAKYRAEREARRLAGRFRTRGGQRVKQMDINDGIPRVSVIVKGDVHGSVEAILDVLETYNSNERCRLDIVHYGVGNVSEGDLELAKAFDAIIYAFAVETPQAKAAGDVKIRSYNVIYRLIDDLKEQLSSKLPPVEVEEQLGEANVLQSFIINEGRKEVPVAGCRCTKGVLKKSHKFRLLRDGEVIYDGHLESMRHLKNEVDSIKKDVECGLRFKDTKILAQAGDILQCYATQMESQQTDWDPGF from the exons ATGAGCGTAGCTCAATTGGCCAAGACCCTCGGGAGACCCATTGACGATGTGCAAGAGGCAATGTTGTATGTAAAGGGAGCGGACAATATTGAGGCCACGGCCAAGCTGCAAGATTTGAAGATCATTCAGGAAATCGCTAAAAAACTGGGCACAAAAACGCGGATTGTGGCCACACCCGAAACTGCTGTCGAGGATGAGCAAAAGGATCGCGATGTGGCACCCAGGCCACCAGCATCTGCGGAACTGCTGAAGGCACGTCCTCCCGTGGTCACGGTAATGGGTCATGTGGATCACGGCAAGACAACTCTGCTAGACTCGCTCCGTGGCGCCGATGTGGCCGCTGGTGAGGCTGGTGGCATCACCCAACACATTGGGGCCTTCACTGTGACCTTGGAAAATGGCGAGCGGGTCACATTTCTGGACACACCCGGTCATGCCGCATTCAGTGCCATGCGGGCACGTGGCGCTGTGGCCACAGATATCATTGTTCTGGTCGTGGCTGCCGAGGATGGGGTAATGGCTCAAACCCGTGAGGTTATCCAACTGGCCAAGGAAGTGGAAGTGCCCATTATTGTGGCTCTCAACAAGATTGACAAACCCGAGGCGAATATT GAGAAAAGTAAACAACAATTGGCCCAAATGGGTCTCACGCTGGAGGAGCATGGCGGCGATGTGCAAGTCATACCAATCTCGGCGCTTAAGGGCACTAATCTGCAGCTCTTGGCTGAAGCTGTTAGCACGCAGGCCACATTGATGGGCCTGAAAGCAGATCCCACTGGTCTAGTCGAAGGCATTGTGGTGGAATCAAAGACAGATCCACGTCGAGGAAAACTATCCACTGCCATTGTTTCCAGAGGCACTCTCAGAAAGGGTTCAGTTCTTCTCAGTGGTCTTGCCCATGCCAAAGTCAGGGGTCTCTTTGATCACAATGGTCAACCGCTGACAGAGGCGCCGCCTGGAACACCAGTGGAGATTCTTGGCTGGCGTGAGCTTCCCCTGGCCGGAGAACTCATCTTGGAGGTGGAAACTGAG AAAAAAGCCCATGCCGTCTTAAAATATCGTGAGCATGAGGCTCAACGGGAAAAGATCGAGTCCAGCGGCGATGAGATTCGCAAAAAGGAGGAGGAACATCAGGCCAAGTATCGAGCAGAACGAGAGGCACGTCGTTTGGCTGGACGGTTTCGTACGAGAGGTGGTCAACGGGTCAAGCAGATGGACATAAATGATGGCATACCCAGGGTCAGTGTGATAGTCAAGGGCGATGTCCATGGATCGGTGGAGGCCATTTTGGATGTGCTCGAGACCTACAACAGCAACGAACGCTGTCGCCTCGATATTGTCCATTACGGGGTCGGCAACGTCTCCGAGGGTGATCTGGAATTGGCCAAGGCATTCGATGCCATCATTTATGCCTTTGCCGTGGAAACACCACAAGCCAAAGCAGCGGGAGATGTGAAAATACGTAGCTACAATGTGATCTATCGGCTGATTGATGACCTCAAAGAGCAACTGAGCAGCAAGTTGCCACCTGTCGAGGTGGAGGAACAACTGGGCGAGGCCAATGTACTGCAGAGTTTCATCATCAACGAGGGACGCAAAGAGGTGCCGGTGGCCGGATGTCGCTGTACCAAGGGCGTTCTTAAAAAATCACACAAGTTCCGCTTGCTACGCGATGGAGAAGTGATCTATGACGGCCATTTGGAGTCTATGCGTCATCTAAAGAACGAAGTGGACTCTATCAAAAAGGATGTAGAGTGTGGTCTACGCTTCAAAGATACAAAAATTCTGGCTCAAGCTGGTGATATACTTCAATGCTATGCCACACAAATGGAAAGTCAGCAAACAGATTGGGATCCAGGTTTCTAA